The genomic window gtttTCTGCAtacacttgttgttgttgttgtatgtttCCTGCATacacttcttgttgttgttgtatgtttCCTGCATacacttcttgttgttgttgtatgtttCCTGCAtacacttgttgttgttgttgttgtatgtttCCTGCATACACttgttgttgtggttgttgtATGTTTCCTGCAtacacttgttgttgttgttgttgtatgtttCCTGCAtacacttgttgttgttgttgttgtatgtttTCTGCATACACTTGTTGTGGTTGTTGTATGTTTCCTGCAtacacttgttgttgttgttgttgtatgtttCCTGCAtacacttgttgttgttgttgttgtatgtttTCTGCAtacacttgttgttgttgttgtatgtttCCTGCATacacttcttgttgttgttgtatgtttCCTGCATacacttcttgttgttgttgtatgtttCCTACATAcacttgttgttgttattgttgtatgttTCCTGCATacacttcttgttgttgttgtatgtttCCTGCATacacttcttgttgttgttgttgttgtatgtttCCTACATacacttcttgttgttgttgttgttgtatgtttCCTACATacacttcttgttgttgttgttgttgtatgtttCCTACATACACttcttgttgttattgttgtatgttTCCTGCATAcacttgttgttgttattgtatgTTTCCTGCAtacacttgttgttgttgttgtatgtttCCTGCAtacacttgttgttgttgttgtatgtttCCTGCAtacacttgttgttgttgttgtatgtttCCTGCAtacacttgttgttgttgttgtatgtttCCTGCAtacacttgttgttgttgttgtatgtttCCTGCAtacacttgttgttgttgttgtatgtttCCTGCAtacacttgttgttgttgttgtatgtttCCTGCAtacacttgttgttgttgttgttgtttactttcacatAAATGTATCCTGCTAAGCTAATATATTGTTAGCTTGCTGATGCTACATTGCTAGCAAAGGTAATAATGCAGGAATGTaccaataataatgtaataatgcagGAATGTaccaataataatgtaataatgcagGAATGTaccaataataatgtaataatgcagGAATGTACCAacaataatgtaataatgcaGGAATGTaccaataataatgtaataatgcagGAATGTaccaataataatgtaataatgcagGAATGTaccaataataatgtaataatgcagGAATGTACCAacaataatgtaataatgcaGGAATGTaccaataataatgtaataacgCAGGAATGTaccaataataatgtaataatgcagGAATGTaccaataataatgtaataatgcagGAATGTaccaataataatgtaataatgcagGAATGTACCAacaataatgtaataatgcaGGAATGTaccaataataatgtaataatgcagGAATGTaccaataataatgtaataatgcagGAATGTaccaataataatgtaataatgcaggaatgtaggctcatgtCTTGCCTTTATTGCAGAAGAAGGGATTGAAGCACAAAACAACCTGCGTCTTCTCTTCCCTCTTTTCCCGCCAACACTCCGACTCTTACTTTCTGGCAACAACGTCACTTCCCTCTCtctccccggaagtcccgccccccggcCCAAGTCATTGGCTAACTCCCCCTAGCCAGCGGCTCCAATAGTCCACGTCCCCTGTCAGTCAATGTTAGTTCTCTGTGTTTGTACttatttggattattattatttctcagTTGTTTGTAAACGTTGCAATTTATaataaaagtttataaaaaaaaaaaaaaaaaaatgttagtactATGTTagaaacaaatccatccatccatctattacctaccgcttattcccttcggggtcgctggcgcctatctcagctacaatgggcggaaagcggggtacaccctggacaagtcgccaccatccatccatttccaccaagttaatgctaaatatatccatccatccattcattttctaccgctagatCTGAAACTTAAATAGCGTGCTGGTGCAAAAGCTAATTGATATCTCGCAATTAACCtcacaaaaaagtaaataaatattgccagcaagtcaacaacatcaaactTTGCCAAATATGATTTGCAGTCACAAACACACTTTGGTGTAATTTGTTTAGGATTGATTGATCCAAATGTTAAgcaaaattcctttttttttttttgtctaaggCCTGACACAGGTGCACGTGTTGTGCTGTCAGGGCAGAGGTGCAGCTTCTTGGAGATTAAGGGCATGAGCGCTGCTGGGAGCTTTCCATCAGGAGGATTCTGTCCCCTGGAAGAGGTTTAACGGCAGCCGGCTGACTAATGAAATGTGCTAAAGCTGTTTACAGCCAAGACGAGACGCacacgtttgctcttttattgatCTCATGCTGCTAGACACACACAAGAGGCTTCTACAGGATTGTTGTCCTGCTTACTAGATTCAACCATGGTCAGAACAGGGACAGGAAGGCACGGTGTGGACTTGAAATGGCACAGAGAAGGAGCCAAAGAAAGAAAAGCCTTAAAAAGCGTCTGGAAAATGCACATATTGTTGGATGTGGTCTTCAACTCCTCGCTCAAATGCAGAATTATACAACACACAACACTTATACTTCATATTGTCTAATAACAATAAGGAAAAGTTAAATATACAGTTTGTAGCATTTTTGCGAGGACGTCTTAATGCAAACAAAGGAGGAAAATAATCGATTGAAGGCACAGAGATGTACAAAATGCTCCTTTTTTTCCTAAACCGCTTCCAACAAGCAGAGAGCCGAAGCATCTTAACTGGTTGACAATGAATTTGTTGCAGCGCTTATTGATATATTCCTAATGTACACCTTCAACCGCATCTACGTCTAATTCAGCATTGTATGTTGTTTTCCCAAATAACATTTATATCGCACGAATATGCATTTGTAAAAAGCAACACAGGACTTTTAGTACGTGTATGAGAAGAGATTTTGGtgcgttttaaataagaaaaagtaTTTAGGCCATGCTGAAGAGGACAATAGAGTTATATATTTACTAGAAAGAGGCAATTATGTGACaacaaatattatgtgattgcATGAAAAAGATCTGAATGTTGTCAAAGTAAAAGTGGGATTGCGTGCAAAGAATCTTAGCATATTTTTAGACTTTAAAAACAAAACCGTCTAAATATCAAATTAAGTCATCATTTTGGGACTGTTTTGAAATTAAAGTTACTTAAATGTATTCCATTGTGtcataattgtttttaatcaacATAAAGAAGAACGTTTACCTTAGCATATTTCACAATGAAAGTCAAAAAACTGTGGCAATGGATTCATCATCttgcgtaaaaaaaaaagataaattgcGGAAAAATGTCACTTTTAATTAAATCTAAATAAACAAAACGTGTTTATCATGTGAGGCTAAATTGTATGATAAAAATGTCAATGAAAGGCGGAAATAAAGTCACAATTTCATTGCAGGAATATTATCATAAACTTGTGAGAGTAAAATgatttttacatgaaaaaaataccgctttttttttggtttaatttaCTCAAAACTACTTTCATTCATCTTTTCAGCGTAGCCTTAAATTACCTTTTGAATATAAAAATGTTATCTCAGCATGGATTATAAACCAAGCAAAAAATCACTTGCAAAAAGTCCCTAAAATACAGAATGTTGGATtgaataaacataaatatatggTGAGTGTGCTGTTCCAACATAGACAGATGAAGAGGAAGTGTGCTTTGAAGAGCAGTCCCAAGCGTCCACATTGCGTAAAAGTTTCCTCCACGTTAGCCTCGATGGAGTGGGGGAAAAGCTCGGTGCTACTCGCTGACAAGGAGGCGGGAAGGCATGGATGTGGATGAAGAGGAGGTCAGGGGAGAAGGAGCTCGTCCTCCCTGTGGAAGCTGCTCGAGGGGCCCAGGAGAGGCTGGCTGGAGCAGTTTGTGCTCTGACTCTTCAGGCTCTCCGTGGACTCGGACGACCCTGGAGGAGACGTGGCGGTTAAGACGGGAGCGTTGCGGGCCAAGGCGGGTAGAAAGGCAACCAGAGGGGGACAGAAAAGCCTACGTACCGCTGTTACTCCTCCATACCAACAGAGCAGGAGTCAGGACCTAGGactgatgatgaggaggaggaggcgggaAGAAGAGTAGAGGACAGCCAAGAGCGCAAGGGGAAGGAATGTTAGGAAACGAGAGGAGCATGCCGCTCGCAGTACAAAGTGTAGCATCCGGAAACACATTGGAAGACGACAGACAAAAACGATGTAAGAGTGGACGCTTCACACCAGTGGAAGccaattcattaggtacacatgctCATGAGCTCTAGTGGCAAACCCTAACTGGAGAGAGGCTGTTACTTCTTAAATCCGGAAATAGATTTGCGGCTTTCTTTTCTCTACTATAAAAAGCAAATAATATATAATAGTAACAATCTGCAGGGGGGGTCAAAGTGTGCGTTAGCTATGattccagcagagggcgctgtccTTAAAGTGGTTGTACTCAACACCTTCAGCAGGTAGATGCTTTAACATGAACGTGTCTTGTATGCTTCTATTACGTTCTTAAAAGGGGTCTCAAAAAAATACTCGATTTTTGAGTGAATCGCGACTCGTACTTGTAACGAGTcttaatcgataaaaaaaaaaaaaaactccataaaaattgtttaaaaaacaaaacaatctgttCTGTCCATCTACATATAgaagatgtagatgatctatatctgctctacacatttactttacaaaagaaaagtgtgggatacttcttttgttgttttatttgtatttgactttaataaatgtttgggtagaattgtaTTAAACAAAAGCAAGTTTCTTTAAAGTAATATATTAACTGATCAGAGCTATTATCTatctttttgaatcgagaatggattctgaattgAACCTTTAGCCCCAAGAATCGTGTGAtgcccaaagatttgcagccctatttTTTCATGTGTAAAACTACAGCATATTGCATTTTGGTCTTAGtatatttattttctaaataCCAATTAAAAGAACAACCAATTATaatagaatccatccatccattttctaccgcttattcctttttggggtcgcgagtaAAATTATATTAATAGCAACgataagttaaaataaaaaaagcaaaataataaaattatgtttttccacttatttatttattattcctggttttttttttaccatttacacttaTTTTTTCTATTAAACTGTTTAGTTTTTGTGTCAGAAATACAATTCAATAAAATGATTgctaattaaatgcaaaaatgttcACATTTATTGGTACAATACATCTTAAGAACATTTTGCCCAGTACTTTAGGTCAAAGCATAACAATTCTGCAAATGCTTTAAGTCTATTATGCTTGTGTAAAGtacttttatttaacatttatttggtCAGCACAGTCAGACCGGATGTTGCCCACAGCGCTGTTGTTGTGAAGGGAAGAAGTGAAAAAAGTAAAGACAAAAAAGAGCGAGAGAGACTCTCGTTGGGACTGCTGTCCTGTTTGTAAATTGATCTTACGTGgacgatgtcgttcacaacaacacaagcagataagATGTGTGGTGTGTGTAGGGATTGTTCTTGCTGGCCTTAGCTTCCTAGTTTAGTGGCCCTCTCCACATGTTTGCTTCAGGACGGGGCTGCTGAGAAGAATGAGCCGTACTCAACACATTAGTTTCCCAAACAAAGCTTCCTTTTTCTCACCATGAGAGCATTTTGCTCACATGTACTGCATGTCAATTCATGTCTGTTGCATTTTTCCTTTAACAGCGGGTTTGCTTTTGTTGGTCAATTCCGTGAATGTATTCGCAGTTACGTTATCTTTGAAATGATATGGCTTTACTTTCTCTGTTGACTTTAGTGATTACTGATTAGGCATAAAAGCACTATGTCAAATTAAAACTAACAACCATAGTGAGATAATAGACATGCtccttatttttttattcatctgcTCACTCATTCGTTTTACCATTACAACGAGCTCAGGGTTTTTCGTTACGCCACGTATTATTATTTttccaattataataattataggCTAGTGAGAAGCCAAAATCGAAATCAAGATTACAATTTGATTAATTGTCCATCCCTGAATTACAGTACACGTGAAAGTGTCAAAAATATGCAGCATTCAACGACACAGCTCTTGCAGTAGATCaagcaggtgtgcctaatgaagtgtccactaAGTTCCCTCGAAATAACCAGAAGTGACGTGATATTGAGGTGACTATTTACTGGAATCTCTCTCACCTGGCAGCGACAGTTCTCCCGGCGGCTCGCTCTGTGTTTTGGACAAGCTGCTGTGCTCACTGCCGCAGTCCTGGAGGATGTCGGCGCCGACGTGCATCCTGTCCTCTGGAGAGAAGTGTCCGTCAAATGCATGGCCGGCCCACTTTTGACATCTCCGATGCTACACACTCACCATCATCTGGGGACAGCGAGTCGGCGACGTCTTCAGTTGCTGTGGCCTGCAAGAAAAAAAGAGGAAGAGGCATGTGAAGACTGGAGTGAGAAGCAACCAGGGATGcctaaaatatacatatacatatacatgtatatatattaccaTATATCATCTGGCATGTGAATGAtgatcaaatattttcaaaacaaGTTCAAAAAGCTCCTAGCTGCTGACATAAATATTGGGACATTTCCAGTTGTGTTATTTTCTCAAAacgattattaatctacttgataAAATCTTGTTACTCTGTTAAAATGATCTACATTATTAATACTTGTCATAATTACTGGACATTCATTTTAGGTGATACTAAAAAGGGAGAGGAGCGACTATGTGATCTTAGAAGGAATGAGAGGCCAGCTTTGCCATCTTTTTACACAAAAGCCTGGTCTCATCGTAATTAAAAACTTGCTGTGGTACCAAGTCCGCTTCATAAATCTCTTCAATGGGAGCAAACACAAAATGGCTGCCAGCAGGACacatgatgaatgaatgaagcgtttgTACACAAAGACTTGGTTTCACATTTGGCTCCATCTATTAGTTCGTACATCGAAAAGTGCACAAAAAAGAtgggttcgtaaatcgaggttggACTGTACTTCAAATGTTCAAGATGGATGAATAATCAATTTTGATTTAAGAGTATCAATTGAATATTAGAATCATTTCCTTTTAATTACATATAAAATGTATAAGATCAAAactgcaaaataaaacaaaggcAAACAATTACCATTGCTTATTagttcctgagtttgtaaaaaaactaaaactttaCTCTACTTTGTTCTACTTGGTATCGTTACGGTCAGTATTTGTATCAATCTGTTTCCGTCCTAAAACTCCAGATTAGCAGTTTGCTATGCACCTTCTTCTTGTGTTtagtgtagcatatttaactattccttgtcctctagccctccagtgataatgctacataGATTATTTGCCGCTATGGAGGCAAGATTTAGTGATTTAGAAGCCGCTTGGAGGATTATTAGCTGCTTGTGAGGAGGTTACATTGCTTGGAGGATGCCTTGGTTTGCTTGTCTCTGTCAAGATGCCTGGACACAGCTGGAACCTTTCATCAACATGCACCATCACAGTATTCAAAATCAAATCGTCCGCcaaatgtatataatttatattgtgCAACACTGGTAGTGACTTACGTCTGTGGGGGCGGGACTGCCGGACAGAAGCGTGTGCGGCTGAACGTCTGACATCTCAGACAACttctcctcatcctcctcctggATGGGAGAAGACGGAGACCTCAAGGTGCTGAGAGGAAACACAAGAGAAAGTTTTGAGTCCATACATCGCAGCTCTCAAACTCCAGGCCTGGGACCACATCTGGCCCACCCGCGAAAAAAAGAAACGTGTGTCAATATATGGAGGGCCAAATaggacaaaattaaataaatagataTTTAAATCATTACTTAAATGTATtgttaattaattaaataaaccaTGAAATCAATAATTACAAAAACAATCCAAAGtgaatttatattttaaaaaatgacactgtggagagacgcagccgacgggccgacagcgggctgagagagacAGCCTTGGCCAAGAGGGAGGTCAGGAGGCGGGGcctgcggcggcgaggagaggcgtgacgcacgctgAGCAGCACGAGAGCGGCAATTTCAATCAGGTGCGTACAACCCTCACcggctcacaatctctccatctgcggCTAGATtctaagagaggcgaagggggcacgaggAGGGGGAAGAGAGAGGAGAAAGAACCATCTGACGACACCGACCAGGAGCACGACAACCAAGACCCGAGAGACGATGAGCCCCCGCCACAGACGCAAACCTGGGACACTGCAAGAAGCAGGAAACGCCCGCGCACTAAAAAGTGCTGCGACAACAAGGCAAGAGGATAAAGtggttgttgaaataataaacacaagtCGATGTGTCCTGTGTCCATCGTCACGTCGGCGCcactgtgacggacttcctgccgtccatgTGTGGGTTGTCATGACGATGGACACAGGACACATCGacttgtgtttattatttcaacaaccaCTTTATCCTCTTGCCTTGTTGTCGCAGCACTTTGCAGTGCGCGGGCGTTTCCTGCTTCTTGCAGTGTCCCAGGTTTGCGTCTGTGGCGGGGGCTCATCGTCTCTCGGGTCTTGGTTGTCGTGCTCCTGGTCGGTGTCGTCAGATGGTTCTTTCTCCTCTCTCTTCCCCCTcctcgtgcccccttcgcctctcttataatCTAGccgcagatggagagattgtgagccgGTGAGGGTTGTACGCACCTGATTGAAATTGCCGCTCTCGTGCTGCTcagcgtgcgtcacgcctctcctcgccgccgcaggCCCCGCCTCCTGACCTCCCTCTTGGCCAAGGCTgtctctctcagcccgctgtcggcccgtcggctgcgtctctccacagacacatttaataacacatgcatgtatttaattccaatgataaataattaataacacatataaataattatttcaaGATATACTGCAAtgtattgatttatttaatataactAAGGCATTTCGGTTTTTGCTGAATATGATATTTTTTCTACCGCAAGCAACTGCAGTTCTTTATAATGGTTGATGTAAAAAGCTATCCCAAGTCTCTTTGAAAACCTTTTTGAAATTCATTTTACAAGGATTGAACTTGAATATCAGATTGACATTTTTCCATCAGTTTGTTGGCATACACAATAACAATAATCAAATATCAATTGTGTAGTAATATTATTTGGCGATTATACAGCGAACCCACATGGGACAAGCgggaggaaatggatggatggatacatttataTGGTTTGGCCCGtgataaaaatgagtttgacacccctgccatatatGAATTCACTTGGCATTTCATGCGGTACACTTGgtgcagagaagaggactgtggacaaactagtgagcatcctggatgatgccagtcaccctctgcatagccagaggagcctgttcagtgctagactgcttcatcccaagtgcaggactaatagactcaaaaactcctttgtcccacacgccattagactgtacaactcctctctggggcggggggcactaggatgacaggggatgcaaaacaataacagtgcaatacgttttcataacatggtcactactgcctactttgtcttgttatattcttattttactgttatattgttattcccattgttgctttttagtttttattcttattgtaatatttctctattttgtttccatttaaacccccattatttacattttacttttatttaaattgatctcaactctgtacactgctgctggaattgtaattttcctaaaggaactctcctgaaggaatcaataaagtactatctatctatctatctatctatcttgggAAAAGTCGGCCTTAACAAAGAAACTTGGTTTTGAGAGCTCTTTCTAATGTTTTGGTTAGCTGCATGAGTGTAACAAAACATTAGAAATAGCTTCAAGTCTGGCGCCACAGCCCGGCTAACTACTTGCactataaaaaactaaataaacacgTGTATTCCAGTGCAAAAATATACCTGTCAGGTGACTTGCTGACTTTGCCCTTCGGCAGGCCACCGTCACTCAGATGCTCCGGCGAGCTCAGCGGTCTGCCGTCACCACCCGAGAAGTTGATGTCGTCGTAGAGGGGTGCCGAGGGGATGGGGGGGGACACTGAATGCATTCCGTTCAAAGCCTCCAACAGCGAGACGGGCTCAAAGCCAGGTGGGACCGAGTCAGAGCTCTGTGACAAGAACACAAATGAGAACCTGGCTAAATGAGAAATGCGAGCACAGATGTTCTGTGCTTACAGAGTGCTCATCGTGGTCCATGGTCTGAGCCAGGACAGGACTGAAAGAGACGGGAGAGAGCGTTCCGGGCTTTTTTCTCACGGCTCGGATTTGCAACAAGGCCCTGAAGGCTGCATCGGAGGAGGAACAGGAGTCCAGCTATGTTTAGATACTGGAAACATTTGCACCATAAATGAAAGCTCATGCCACTCACGCAGCCTGCAGATGGGACAGTTGTTGGCTTGGTAGCGCAAGGTGTCGGCGCAGGAGTTGCACAAGCACAGATGTCTGCAGGGCAGGATGAGGGTGTCCCGCAGGTCCGACAAACACACCACACACTCGTTGCTGTTGTCGCTGTTCTCCTCGTCTGACGGCTGCGGGGAGAGGAGGACGCGGCCAatttaaaagcatgttgttctcCCTCGTCTGCGCATACCTTAGTTTCTTGGTTGTTCTTGTTCTCGATGCCGTAGATCTCCTGTAGGAGGTAGCTCACACGGTCCACCTGAAGAccagaaaaaaaaatggcagaaaaatagAGACactcaaagaaa from Nerophis ophidion isolate RoL-2023_Sa linkage group LG07, RoL_Noph_v1.0, whole genome shotgun sequence includes these protein-coding regions:
- the mgrn1b gene encoding E3 ubiquitin-protein ligase MGRN1b isoform X3 — protein: MGSVLSRRIAGVEDIDIQANSAYRFPPKSGNYFASHFFMGGEKFDTPHPEGYLFGENMDLNFLGNRPVQFPYVTPAPHEPVKTLRSLVNIRKDSLRLVRYKDDSDTTVEDGGKLKVQYGVEFTFDADARVAITLYCQAFEEFSNGMAVYSPKDSAMASETVHYKRGVSQHFSMPSFKIDFTEWKEEDLNFDLDRGVFPMVIQAVVDEGDGRLWTETHKHTLGCIINLLSSPDCLGHAHVLLAAFERHVDGSFSVKPLKQKQIVDRVSYLLQEIYGIENKNNQETKPSDEENSDNSNECVVCLSDLRDTLILPCRHLCLCNSCADTLRYQANNCPICRLPFRALLQIRAVRKKPGTLSPVSFSPVLAQTMDHDEHSSSDSVPPGFEPVSLLEALNGMHSVSPPIPSAPLYDDINFSGGDGRPLSSPEHLSDGGLPKGKVSKSPDSTLRSPSSPIQEEDEEKLSEMSDVQPHTLLSGSPAPTDATATEDVADSLSPDDEDRMHVGADILQDCGSEHSSLSKTQSEPPGELSLPVLGPDSCSVGMEE
- the mgrn1b gene encoding E3 ubiquitin-protein ligase MGRN1b isoform X1; translation: MGSVLSRRIAGVEDIDIQANSAYRFPPKSGNYFASHFFMGGEKFDTPHPEGYLFGENMDLNFLGNRPVQFPYVTPAPHEPVKTLRSLVNIRKDSLRLVRYKDDSDTTVEDGGKLKVQYGVEFTFDADARVAITLYCQAFEEFSNGMAVYSPKDSAMASETVHYKRGVSQHFSMPSFKIDFTEWKEEDLNFDLDRGVFPMVIQAVVDEGDGRLWTETHKHTLGCIINLLSSPDCLGHAHVLLAAFERHVDGSFSVKPLKQKQIVDRVSYLLQEIYGIENKNNQETKPSDEENSDNSNECVVCLSDLRDTLILPCRHLCLCNSCADTLRYQANNCPICRLPFRALLQIRAVRKKPGTLSPVSFSPVLAQTMDHDEHSSSDSVPPGFEPVSLLEALNGMHSVSPPIPSAPLYDDINFSGGDGRPLSSPEHLSDGGLPKGKVSKSPDSTLRSPSSPIQEEDEEKLSEMSDVQPHTLLSGSPAPTDATATEDVADSLSPDDEDRMHVGADILQDCGSEHSSLSKTQSEPPGELSLPGSSESTESLKSQSTNCSSQPLLGPSSSFHREDELLLP
- the mgrn1b gene encoding E3 ubiquitin-protein ligase MGRN1b isoform X4, whose product is MGSVLSRRIAGVEDIDIQANSAYRFPPKSGNYFASHFFMGGEKFDTPHPEGYLFGENMDLNFLGNRPVQFPYVTPAPHEPVKTLRSLVNIRKDSLRLVRYKDDSDTTVEDGGKLKVQYGVEFTFDADARVAITLYCQAFEEFSNGMAVYSPKDSAMASETVHYKRGVSQHFSMPSFKIDFTEWKEEDLNFDLDRGVFPMVIQAVVDEGDDCLGHAHVLLAAFERHVDGSFSVKPLKQKQIVDRVSYLLQEIYGIENKNNQETKPSDEENSDNSNECVVCLSDLRDTLILPCRHLCLCNSCADTLRYQANNCPICRLPFRALLQIRAVRKKPGTLSPVSFSPVLAQTMDHDEHSSSDSVPPGFEPVSLLEALNGMHSVSPPIPSAPLYDDINFSGGDGRPLSSPEHLSDGGLPKGKVSKSPDSTLRSPSSPIQEEDEEKLSEMSDVQPHTLLSGSPAPTDATATEDVADSLSPDDEDRMHVGADILQDCGSEHSSLSKTQSEPPGELSLPVLGPDSCSVGMEE
- the mgrn1b gene encoding E3 ubiquitin-protein ligase MGRN1b isoform X2; this translates as MGSVLSRRIAGVEDIDIQANSAYRFPPKSGNYFASHFFMGGEKFDTPHPEGYLFGENMDLNFLGNRPVQFPYVTPAPHEPVKTLRSLVNIRKDSLRLVRYKDDSDTTVEDGGKLKVQYGVEFTFDADARVAITLYCQAFEEFSNGMAVYSPKDSAMASETVHYKRGVSQHFSMPSFKIDFTEWKEEDLNFDLDRGVFPMVIQAVVDEGDDCLGHAHVLLAAFERHVDGSFSVKPLKQKQIVDRVSYLLQEIYGIENKNNQETKPSDEENSDNSNECVVCLSDLRDTLILPCRHLCLCNSCADTLRYQANNCPICRLPFRALLQIRAVRKKPGTLSPVSFSPVLAQTMDHDEHSSSDSVPPGFEPVSLLEALNGMHSVSPPIPSAPLYDDINFSGGDGRPLSSPEHLSDGGLPKGKVSKSPDSTLRSPSSPIQEEDEEKLSEMSDVQPHTLLSGSPAPTDATATEDVADSLSPDDEDRMHVGADILQDCGSEHSSLSKTQSEPPGELSLPGSSESTESLKSQSTNCSSQPLLGPSSSFHREDELLLP